The segment TCTCCGACGACGAGTTTAAGCTTGAGCAGCTGAAAGATGTGCTCATCGGCAAGCTCATTAAGCGCGGGGTGGCGACGAAAAACATCCAATACGGCAAAATCGAGCCGGCATCAGGCGGCACGGTGCGCCAGCGCGCCAAGCTTGTCCAAGGGATCGACAAAGAAAACGCGAAAAAAATCACCACGATCATCAAAAACACCGGCTTGAAAGTGAAAAGCCAAGTGCAAGATGACCAAATTCGCGTCAGCGGCAAAAGCAAAGACGACTTGCAAAAGGTGATCGCCGCCATTCGCGAAGCCGATTTGCCGATTGACGTGCAGTTTGTGAACTACCGCTGAAACAGGCAGAAGCGCGCTGCCTGTTTTTTCATAAATAGAAGAGTGATGTTTATAGGGGAGGAAGCAAGTGTGTCTGATTGGGGGATGATCGTTTCGTTTCTTCTCGGTTTTTCCTTCCAATGGGTAGCCAAAAAGTTAGAAAAATGGAACGCAGCCTTATACGGCCGCCTATTCGC is part of the [Flavobacterium] thermophilum genome and harbors:
- a CDS encoding putative nucleotide-binding protein, producing MSKESSFDIVSKVDLSEVANAINIAMKEIKTRYDFKGSKSDISLEKDELVLISDDEFKLEQLKDVLIGKLIKRGVATKNIQYGKIEPASGGTVRQRAKLVQGIDKENAKKITTIIKNTGLKVKSQVQDDQIRVSGKSKDDLQKVIAAIREADLPIDVQFVNYR